A DNA window from Camelina sativa cultivar DH55 chromosome 13, Cs, whole genome shotgun sequence contains the following coding sequences:
- the LOC104735912 gene encoding probable receptor-like protein kinase At5g18500: MGSGLNNTLSQKYSGLELWEIIVIVLSAVFVVVLAISLWLTFRRKTSRSSSNQIPVSRQLPTSVPEEIKEIRVDEVSSSNGGNGYPSISEKFGDKEPEKGIVVAESENGNSSRSGSFNHLEKKDGSSVSSANPLTAPSPLSGLPEFSHLGWGHWFTLRDLQMATNQFSRDNIIGDGGYGVVYRGNLVNGTPVAVKKLLNNLGQADKDFRVEVEAIGHVRHKNLVRLLGYCMEGTQRMLVYEYVNNGNLEQWLRGDNQNHEYLTWEARVKILIGTAKALAYLHEAIEPKVVHRDIKSSNILIDDKFNSKISDFGLAKLLGADKSFITTRVMGTFGYVAPEYANSGLLNEKSDVYSFGVVLLEAITGRYPVDYARPPPEVHLVEWLKMMVQQRRSEEVIDPNLETKPSTSALKRTLLTALRCVDPMSEKRPRMSQVARMLESEEYPIPREDRRRRRSQNGTTRDSEPPRNSTDTDKSEYHDLKPEAG; encoded by the exons ATGGGTTCAGGTTTAAACAACACATTATCTCAGAAATACAGTGGTTTGGAGCTATGGGAGATAATAGTGATTGTTCTGTCCGCTGTTTTCGTCGTAGTTTTAGCTATATCGCTATGGCTTACTTTCAGAAGAAAGACCTCTAGATCTTCTTCTAATCAAATCCCTGTTAGCCGTCAGCTTCCTACTAGTGTTCCTGAAGAAATTAAAGAGATTAGAGTTGATGAGGTTTCTTCAAGCAATGGTGGCAATGGATATCCCTCTATTAGTGAGAAATTTGGGGATAAAGAACCTGAAAAGGGTATAGTAGTAGCAGAGTCAGAAAATGGCAATAGTAGCCGGTCAGGCTCTTTTAATCACTTAGAGAAGAAAGATGGCTCGAGTGTATCTTCTGCTAATCCTTTGACAGCTCCATCTCCTTTGTCTGGTCTTCCTGAGTTTTCTCACCTAGGATGGGGACATTGGTTCACTCTTAGAGATCTTCAGATGGCTACAAATCAGTTCTCGAGGGATAATATCATTGGTGATGGTGGATATGGAGTTGTTTACCGTGGTAACCTTGTTAATGGTACTCCTGTTGCTGTTAAAAAGTTGCTCAACAATCT AGGGCAAGCTGACAAAGACTTCAGGGTAGAAGTTGAAGCTATAGGTCATGTTCGCCACAAAAACTTGGTCCGCCTTCTTGGATATTGCATGGAAGGAACACAGAG GATGCTGGTATATGAGTATGTTAACAATGGAAATTTGGAGCAATGGCTCCGTGGAGACAATCAAAATCATGAATATCTTACATGGGAGGCACGAGTGAAAATTCTTATTGGAACAGCCAAAGC GCTCGCGTACCTTCACGAGGCCATTGAACCAAAAGTGGTGCACAGGGACATAAAGTCTAGCAACATTTTGATTGATGacaaattcaattctaaaatttCTGACTTTGGACTTGCGAAACTGCTTGGCGCTGATAAAAGTTTTATAACTACAAGAGTtatgggtacctttgg CTATGTAGCTCCAGAGTATGCGAATTCCGGTCTTCTGAATGAGAAAAGTGATGTCTACAGCTTTGGGGTTGTACTCTTGGAAGCTATAACTGGTAGATATCCGGTGGACTATGCTCGCCCACCACCTGAG GTACATTTGGTGGAATGGCTGAAGATGATGGTCCAACAAAGACGATCAGAAGAAGTGATTGACCCAAACCTCGAAACAAAACCATCTACAAGTGCTTTAAAAAGAACACTCTTGACTGCTCTAAGATGTGTTGATCCAATGTCTGAGAAACGACCGAGGATGAGCCAAGTTGCACGTATGCTTGAATCCGAAGAATACCCAATTCCTAGAGAG GATAGGAGAAGACGAAGGAGTCAGAACGGGACAACAAGAGATTCAGAACCTCCAAGGAACAGTACAGACACTGACAAGAGTGAGTACCATGACCTAAAGCCTGAAGCTGGATAG
- the LOC104735913 gene encoding uncharacterized protein LOC104735913: MALPSSSSLMENLIIEEREEVMVSSENGGKGRCLRKAHFLKPLSTSIDGSVTVSKLPRRADTSLQLETSRDFFSGFWFAEHHFVSWLGKMEALYKPIWKKAGIFEAIKASTYNITKSPSLIFSVSEKWCSETKSFIFPWGEATITLEDVTVLLGFSVLGSPAFAPLETSEMRASAAKLEKLRLKKAFRGERVSLRSWKSIFLGRGDQMEHEAFLVLWLSFFVFPARARRCITKHVIPIAVRLARGERIALAPAVLAALYKDLGQLSVFARGKCAAKVNLRSLFKLVQVWAWERFRNIRPKPRDIPKGEPRIAQWDSLAQGSKDVRLKFDDFDWRPYTQPLKNWNPLRFYLEEAMWVTVVDSLEDEFISFARSVRSSRLVGIGFVEDYYPNRVAMQFGLSQDLPAALLTLHSNFTEKESWDDYSKSLDGFKLYMPSRHDRGSVTARYQDWWLKSVSDSMQKESTEAFNARNTFDDDDDDIDTDVSPNILPLSQVIQKLDEGFPKKCRSRRRRLARRYKISENDDESSMDVEDGYMPAAQLIRSRKKCSDVENTGGDASDTLGKRTRRYMVVDSDDDSGPCQNHASMEVKQRSVEDDETAQKTENARQTCDNVEKKAMIDDAVKEPESWLHEDREMKKICIGKFTSEVKMEDVDERLRQRKLAIEGIALELETRIMKVQKSLAKIRNWKARGNQTINGASA, from the coding sequence ATGGCattgccatcatcatcatcactgatGGAGAATCTCATCAtcgaagagagagaagaagtgatGGTTTCTTCTGAGAACGGCGGCAAAGGCCGTTGCTTGAGAAAAGCCCATTTCCTTAAACCCTTGTCTACCTCCATTGATGGCTCTGTTACTGTATCCAAGCTTCCCCGTCGCGCTGATACTTCTCTGCAGCTAGAGACTTCAAGGGATTTCTTCTCTGGGTTTTGGTTTGCAGAGCACCATTTCGTATCTTGGCTTGGAAAAATGGAAGCTTTGTATAAACCCATTTGGAAAAAAGCTGGGATTTTTGAAGCAATCAAGGCATCTACTTACAATATCACGAAAAGCCCGTCTCTGATCTTCTCCGTTTCCGAGAAATGGTGTTCCGAAACCAAATCTTTCATCTTCCCATGGGGTGAAGCGACGATTACGTTAGAGGATGTAACGGTGCTTCTAGGGTTTTCTGTTCTGGGTTCTCCGGCTTTTGCTCCTTTAGAGACCTCAGAGATGAGAGCTTCCGCAGCGAAACTTGAGAAATTAAGACTGAAGAAAGCTTTCAGAGGTGAGAGAGTGAGCTTAAGATCATGGAAATCGATCTTCTTGGGTAGAGGTGACCAGATGGAGCATGAAGCTTTTCTTGTTCTGTGGCTTTCGTTTTTCGTTTTTCCAGCTAGAGCTCGTCGTTGTATTACTAAACATGTTATCCCAATCGCTGTTCGTTTAGCTAGAGGTGAAAGGATTGCTCTTGCCCCTGCTGTTCTCGCTGCCCTGTACAAAGATTTGGGTCAACTCAGTGTTTTCGCTAGAGGCAAATGTGCTGCCAAAGTGAATCTCAGGTCTCTCTTTAAGTTAGTCCAAGTTTgggcatgggagagattcaggAACATTAGACCAAAGCCTAGAGATATACCCAAAGGTGAACCTAGGATAGCTCAGTGGGACAGTCTCGCACAAGGATCTAAGGATGTGAGATTGAAGTTTGATGATTTCGACTGGCGACCTTACACTCAACCGTTGAAGAACTGGAACCCTCTTCGTTTTTACCTTGAAGAAGCTATGTGGGTGACTGTTGTTGACAGTCTTGAAGATGAGTTTATTTCATTTGCTCGATCTGTGAGGAGTTCCAGGCTTGTTGGGATTGGTTTTGTTGAGGATTACTATCCTAATCGTGTTGCAATGCAATTTGGCCTGTCTCAAGATCTCCCTGCAGCTTTGCTTACTCTTCACAGTAACTTCACAGAAAAGGAGTCTTGGGATGATTACAGTAAGTCTCTTGATGGTTTTAAGCTCTACATGCCTTCACGCCACGATCGAGGTTCTGTCACTGCGAGATACCAAGACTGGTGGTTGAAATCAGTTTCAGACTCTATGCAGAAAGAATCAACTGAAGCTTTTAATGCAAGGAATacatttgatgatgatgatgatgatatagatACAGATGTATCTCCCAATATATTGCCTTTGAGTCAAGTGATTCAGAAGTTAGACGAAGGCTTTCCTAAAAAATGCAGATCGAGGAGGCGTAGGTTGGCAAGGAGATATAAGATAAGTGAGAATGATGATGAGAGTTCTATGGATGTAGAAGATGGTTACATGCCCGCTGCTCAATTGATCAGATCCAGGAAGAAGTGTAGTGATGTAGAGAACACTGGAGGTGATGCTTCTGATACACTTGGAAAAAGAACTAGAAGATATATGGTGGTGGATAGCGATGATGATTCAGGGCCTTGTCAAAACCATGCTTCCATGGAAGTAAAGCAAAGGAGTGTGGAGGATGATGAAACTGCCCAAAAAACAGAGAATGCAAGGCAAACATGTGATAATGTAGAGAAGAAGGCAATGATCGATGATGCAGTCAAGGAACCAGAGTCTTGGCTACATGAAGATAGAGAAATGAAGAAAATCTGCATTGGAAAATTTACCAGTGAAGTTAAAATGGAAGATGTTGATGAAAGATTGAGGCAGAGAAAGCTTGCAATAGAGGGGATAGCATTGGAGCTGGAGACTCGTATTATGAAGGTGCAGAAGAGTCTGGCAAAGATTAGAAATTGGAAAGCCAGAGGAAACCAGACTATAAATGGAGCCTCTGCTTAG
- the LOC104738035 gene encoding protein GPR107-like: MTKMPFSVVVVAFFLLFTAAPSMAEIKSLVISDDARPMILFEKFGFTHTGHVTVSISSVSVVSTSSDPNPEPSRLGFFLLSEESLLQVLLEIQQNPRFCVLDSHYVTHLFTFRDLSPPPNSRFNQSYPVTSPNEYSLFFANCVPETKVSMAVRTEMYNKDPNGSKDYLPAGSTQLPTLYSFFFLCYVAFLGFWSYTCYTNKLTVHRIHLLMAGLLLIKSLNLICAAEDKHYVKITGTPHGWDILFYIFQFIRVVLLFTVIILIGTGWSFLKPFLQEKEKNVLIIVIPLQVLANIASIVIGETGPFIKDWVTWNQVFLLVDIICCCAIIFPIVWSIRSLRETSKTDGKAARNLSKLTLFRQFYIVVIGYLYFTRIVVFALKTIXRT; the protein is encoded by the coding sequence ATGACGAAAATGCCCTtctccgtcgtcgtcgtcgccttcttcctcctcttcaccGCCGCACCTTCAATGGCGGAGATCAAATCCCTCGTCATCTCCGACGACGCACGTCCGATGATCCTCTTCGAGAAATTCGGATTCACGCACACAGGCCACGTCACCGTCTCAATCTCATCCGTCTCCGTCGTCTCCACCTCCTCAGATCCGAATCCAGAACCTTCGCGTCTCGGATTCTTCCTCCTCTCGGAAGAGTCACTTCTCCAGGTCCTCCTCGAGATCCAGCAGAACCCTAGATTCTGCGTCCTCGATTCGCACTACGTCACTCATCTCTTCACGTTCAGAGATCTATCACCACCACCAAACTCCAGATTCAACCAATCGTACCCAGTCACTTCCCCTAACGAGTACTCTCTCTTCTTCGCCAATTGCGTCCCTGAAACCAAAGTCTCCATGGCGGTTCGTACGGAGATGTATAACAAAGATCCCAACGGATCTAAAGACTACCTACCAGCTGGATCTACTCAATTGCCTACTCTctactccttcttcttcctctgctacGTTGCTTTCCTCGGTTTCTGGAGCTACACTTGCTACACGAACAAGCTTACCGTTCATCGGATCCATCTCCTCATGGCAGGTCTGCTTCTAATCAAATCCTTGAATCTGATCTGTGCAGCTGAAGATAAACATTACGTGAAGATCACAGGAACGCCTCATGGCTGGGATATACTCTTTTACATCTTCCAGTTCATCCGTGTTGTGCTTCTCTTCACCGTGATCATCTTGATCGGAACTGGCTGGTCGTTTTTGAAACCTTTCTTgcaggagaaagagaagaatgtTTTGATCATTGTGATCCCTCTTCAGGTATTAGCCAACATTGCTTCCATTGTGATTGGTGAAACTGGACCTTTTATCAAAGATTGGGTTACTTGGAACCAAGTGTTTTTGCTCGTTGATATCATCTGTTGCTGTGCGATCATCTTCCCTATCGTTTGGTCGATTCGATCTTTGAGGGAGACTTCGAAAACAGATGGTAAAGCTGCGAGGAACTTGTCGAAGCTCACGTTGTTTAGACAGTTCTACATTGTTGTCATTGGGTATCTTTACTTCACGAGAATCGTGGTGTTTGCGCTTAAAACGATTNGCCGCACC
- the LOC104735914 gene encoding protein GPR107-like, whose translation MAEIKSLVISDDARPMILFEKFGFTHTGHVTVSISSVSVVSTSSDPNPEPSRLGFFLLSEESLLQVLLEIQQNPRFCVLDSHYVTHLFTFRDLSPPPNSRFNQSYPVTSPNEYSLFFANCVPETKVSMAVRTEMYNKDPNGSKDYLPAGSTQLPTLYSFFFLCYVAFLGFWSYTCYTNKLTVHRIHLLMAGLLLIKSLNLICAAEDKHYVKITGTPHGWDILFYIFQFIRVVLLFTVIILIGTGWSFLKPFLQEKEKNVLIIVIPLQVLANIASIVIGETGPFIKDWVTWNQVFLLVDIICCCAIIFPIVWSIRSLRETSKTDGKAARNLSKLTLFRQFYIVVIGYLYFTRIVVFALKTIAAYKYQWVSFAAEEIVSLVFYVIMFHMFRPEEKNEYFAVDDDEEEAAALALRDEEFEL comes from the coding sequence ATGGCGGAGATCAAATCCCTCGTCATCTCCGACGACGCACGTCCGATGATCCTCTTCGAGAAATTCGGATTCACACACACAGGCCACGTCACCGTCTCAATCTCATCCGTCTCCGTCGTCTCCACCTCCTCAGATCCGAATCCAGAACCTTCGCGTCTCGGATTCTTCCTCCTCTCGGAAGAGTCACTTCTCCAGGTCCTCCTCGAGATCCAGCAGAACCCTAGATTCTGCGTCCTCGATTCGCACTACGTCACTCATCTCTTCACGTTCAGAGATCTATCACCACCACCAAACTCCAGATTCAACCAATCGTACCCAGTCACTTCCCCTAACGAGTACTCTCTCTTCTTCGCCAATTGCGTCCCTGAAACCAAAGTCTCCATGGCGGTTCGTACGGAGATGTATAACAAAGATCCCAACGGATCTAAAGACTACCTACCAGCTGGATCTACTCAATTGCCTACTCTctactccttcttcttcctctgctacGTTGCTTTCCTCGGTTTCTGGAGCTACACTTGCTACACGAACAAGCTTACCGTTCATCGGATCCATCTCCTCATGGCAGGTCTGCTTCTAATCAAATCCTTGAATCTGATCTGTGCAGCTGAAGATAAACATTACGTGAAGATCACAGGAACGCCTCATGGCTGGGATATACTCTTTTACATCTTCCAGTTCATCCGTGTTGTGCTTCTCTTCACCGTGATCATCTTGATCGGAACTGGCTGGTCGTTTTTGAAACCTTTCTTgcaggagaaagagaagaatgtTTTGATCATTGTGATCCCGCTTCAGGTATTAGCCAACATTGCTTCCATTGTGATTGGTGAAACTGGACCTTTTATCAAAGATTGGGTTACTTGGAACCAAGTGTTTTTGCTCGTTGATATCATCTGTTGCTGTGCGATCATCTTCCCTATCGTTTGGTCGATTCGATCTTTGAGGGAGACTTCGAAAACAGATGGTAAAGCTGCGAGGAACTTGTCGAAGCTCACGTTGTTTAGACAGTTCTACATTGTTGTCATTGGGTATCTTTACTTCACGAGAATCGTGGTGTTTGCGCTTAAAACGATTGCTGCTTATAAGTACCAGTGGGTGAGTTTTGCAGCAGAGGAGATTGTTAGTTTGGTGTTCTATGTCATCATGTTTCATATGTTTAGGCCTGAGGAGAAGAATGAGTACTTtgctgttgatgatgatgaagaagaagctgctgcTTTGGCCCTTAGGGATGAAGAGTTTGAGCTTTAG
- the LOC104738036 gene encoding protein GFS12-like → MWPFFSISSSNYLFLQLAAPESHLLVSSSLDKTLRIWDLRKSWTPQPFIVKGHNDGVSGFSIWGKDVISISRNNIGIFPLSKSQDEEEQQQQQRIIPQKLYMAEKGGRVRSDLSTICVLPFSRLFIVGGHDGYLRICC, encoded by the exons ATGTGGCCTTTCTTCTCAATCTCATCTTCCAATTATTTGTTCTTGCAGTTAGCGGCACCTGAGAGCCATTTACTTGTTTCCAGCTCACTTGACAAAACTTTACGGATCTGGGACTTAAGGAA GAGCTGGACACCACAGCCTTTTATTGTCAAAGGACACAACGACGGTGTTTCGGGTTTCTCCATCTGGGGCAAGGACGTTATCTCCATCTCAAGAAACAATATCGGGATTTTCCCACTTTCAAAGTCTCAAGACGAG GAGgagcaacagcagcagcagcggaTAATACCACAGAAACTGTATATGGCGGAGAAAGGAGGAAGAGTCAGATCGGATTTATCAACCATATGTGTTTTACCATTCTCCAGATTGTTCATCGTTGGAGGACATGATGGTTACTTGAGAATCTGTTGTTGA
- the LOC104738037 gene encoding protein GFS12-like, with product MRGEASDLCFDCLDQRIKSDFSDQIVFSYGLSDSPLPFGSSAVVEVSDSSEEVSASSSSYSSESTSSQFVLEYLRKEEYGCLANYAERCVVGDREGGNSNDAVETDECLDCSPSGSQPTEYDDTENITCGSVTCELSGSFSCWKRIAALLPIARVRKRSASDLQKLAVSFLSECPEDQVLASLHRLIDGKPSGQDISSFLRLLGLPLSEDNSKLPCLRHPNLAPVLGLLASSDCLVSVLPKAPYTLENILHYSPSAIKSEWHRDFLIYQLLSALAHLHGLRASHGDIRPSSILLSDSLWSWLKIYSKPDLGSRDAKSSASGRWWCAEGCYSYGLYADLKISLDLDWQTHFNKWWRGELSNFEYLLVLNKLAGRRWGDHTFHPVMPWVIDFSKKPENDSDSGWRDLRKSKWRLAKGDEQLDFTYSTFESPHHVSDECLSELAVCSYKARRLPLSVLRKAVRSVYEPNEYPSDMQRLYDWTPDECIPEFYCDPRIFCSVHPSMSDLAVPPWTSSPEEFIKLHRDALESPHVSSLIHHWIDITFGYKMSGQAAITAKNVMLSSSEPTVPRSVGRRQLFFRPHPVRLGYSREKEQSRNELEMHTFHGFGVDNKRSIILQADDYLEETEEASAFSDHASHLSPEYHLHQNLVESPLHDSSSENTNKENNSLPGTSENKGLPSSISLSYLIEHMEVRDKASTELQELLLWRQDFCARNFSKDIAGDIFSIGCVLAELYLMRPLFNSVSLAAYLEGGDLPELVKELPPPTQVLVEACIEQDWRRRPSAKSLLDSPYFSATVRSAHLFAAPLHLLAKDQTRLCYAANFAKQGALKTMGTFVAEMCAVYCLPLVTTPLSEDECELAYVLLKEFTKSLTPMAVKRLVLPSIQKILLTTGYSHLKVSLLQDSFVRELWNQIGKRVYLEMIHPLVISNLYNSPDKISASAASVLLIGSSEELGTPVTVHQTILPLISYFGKGICTDGIDLLVRIGRLLGVNFIVKQMLPLLEHVVYFCIDLSSLKKPEPVHSWCSLALTDCLITLDGLIALISDELLIHELTKGRLCLHVRVLMQKNLELRVLQIAATSLMSICQRLGQELTALHVLPQLKELFDEFAFSERSTDASDSLSWKIRAAKQNFHPESPIKSRMDLVLLLYPSFASLLGMEKLRQGCPTWLLLEQYLLKHHNWKWEYTGRSSRRNVEARPVLTKGPASKQPPKMLLNGSGRSVPQSQGLRNSNQLKPHIHVPVEEQEAVSNPLAREPWSWFPSPVACWEGLYIGRFGNLKDEHQWKTRASVLSSARAHHGALRSLVVSEDECTVFTSGIDPGFKGSVQKWELASLSCVSGYHAHEEVVNDISILSSTGKIASCDGTIHVWNSQTGKLISLFSESQTDQDQASLYPSSKNNSNQCNRLASHGLSSGIFDENLYTCMHYLEYMDQLVVGTGFGALR from the exons atgCGAGGTGAAGCAAGTGACCTCTGCTTCGATTGCCTAGATCAACGTATCAAATCAGACTTCTCCGACCAGATCGTCTTCTCTTACGGCCTCTCCGATTCGCCGCTACCTTTTGGATCCTCCGCCGTCGTTGAG GTTTCTGATTCTAGCGAGGAAgtatctgcttcttcttcttcttattctagtGAATCCACTTCGTCTCAGTTCGTTTTGGAGTATCTCCGGAAGGAAGAATATGGTTGCTTAGCCAATTACGC cgAGAGATGTGTTGTTGGAGATCGAGAAGGTGGAAATTCAAATGATGCTGTTGAAACTGATGAGTGTTTGGATTGTTCACCCAGTGGCTCTCAGCCTACTGAATATGATGATACAGAGAACATTACTTGTGGAAGTGTTACTTGTGAGCTTTCAGGTAGTTTTTCATGTTGGAAAAGAATAGCTGCACTTTTACCAATTGCTCGGGTTAGAAAACGTTCTGCATCTGATCTTCAAAAGCTTGCTGTTAGTTTCCTTTCTGAGTGTCCAGAAGATCAAGTTTTAGCCTCTCTACATCGCCTGATTGATGGGAAGCCATCTGGACAAGATATCAGCAGTTTCCTTCGTCTTCTTGGGTTACCATTGTCAGAGGACAACAGCAAACTTCCATGTCTGAGGCATCCGAATCTAGCTCCGGTCTTAGGACTTTTGGCATCATCTGATTGTTTGGTCTCAGTGCTCCCCAAAGCACCGTATACATTAGAGAATATTCTCCACTACAGCCCCAGTGCTATTAAGTCAGAATGGCATAGAGATTTTCTGATATATCAGCTATTGTCTGCGTTAGCTCACTTGCATGGGTTGAGGGCTTCGCATGGTGACATTCGTCCGTCAAGCATATTGCTGTCTGATTCATTATGGAGTTGGTTAAAGATCTATAGCAAGCCTGATTTAGGTTCTAGAGATGCCAAATCATCTGCTTCAGGAAGATGGTGGTGTGCAGAGGGTTGTTATTCTTATGGCCTTTATGCTGATCTTAAAATTTCTTTAGATTTGGACTGGCAGACTCACTTTAATAAATGGTGGAGGGGAGAGTTAAGCAATTTTGAGTATTTACTTGTATTAAACAAATTAGCAGGTCGACGGTGGGGGGACCACACATTTCATCCGGTAATGCCATGGGTCATAGATTTCAGCAAAAAACCTGAAAATGATAGTGACTCAGGCTGGCGGGATTTGAGAAAAAGCAAATGGAGATTGGCAAAAGGAGATGAACAATTAGATTTCACCTATTCAACATTTGAGTCTCCGCATCATGTTTCGGATGAATGTCTGTCTGAGCTGGCTGTTTGCAGCTACAAAGCAAGAAGACTACCACTGAGTGTCCTGCGAAAGGCAGTTCGGTCTGTGTATGAACCTAATGAGTATCCCTCTGACATGCAAAGGCTTTATGATTGGACCCCTGACGAGTGCATCCCTGAGTTTTACTGCGATCCCCGCATCTTTTGCTCCGTTCATCCTAGTATGTCTGATTTAGCTGTACCTCCATGGACAAGCAGCCCTGAGGAGTTCATTAAATTGCATCGAGATGCCCTGGAAAGCCCCCATGTTTCATCTCTCATACATCACTGGATTGATATAACGTTTGGTTACAAAATGTCAGGACAGGCTGCTATTACTGCAAAGAATGTTATGTTGTCTTCATCTGAGCCGACAGTACCAAGGTCAGTTGGACGTCGTCAACTCTTTTTTCGGCCTCATCCGGTACGCCTTGGGTATTCTCGTGAAAAGGAACAAAGTAGAAATGAACTAGAAATGCATACATTCCATGGCTTTGGTGTGGACAACAAGAGGTCCATCATCCTCCAAGCTGATGACTATCTGGAAGAAACTGAAGAGGCATCTGCATTTTCTGATCATGCATCACATCTAAGTCCAGAGTATCACCTTCATCAAAACTTAGTTGAGTCTCCTTTGCATGATTCTTCCAGTGAAAACactaacaaagaaaataatagtcTCCCTGGAACTTCAGAAAACAAAGGTTTACCATCAAGTATAAGTTTGAGTTATCTAATTGAGCATATGGAGGTGAGAGACAAAGCATCGACAGAACTTCAGGAGTTGTTACTATGGCGGCAAGATTTCTGCGCAAGAAACTTTTCCAAGGACATTGCAGGGGATATTTTTTCTATAGGCTGTGTCCTGGCAGAACTTTATTTGATGCGGCCGCTATTCAACTCTGTGTCTTTGGCTGCTTATTTAGAAGGTGGTGACTTACCTGAATTGGTCAAGGAACTTCCTCCTCCTACTCAGGTACTTGTCGAAGCATGTATTGAACAAGATTGGAGAAG GAGGCCCTCAGCAAAGAGTCTTCTGGACTCTCCGTATTTCTCAGCTACAGTGAGGTCAGCTCACTTGTTTGCTGCTCCTCTTCACCTTTTGGCTAAAGATCAAACACGCTTGTGTTATGCTGCAAATTTTGCCAAACAGGGAGCCTTGAAAACAATGGGAACATTTGTTGCAGAGATGTGTGCTGTGTACTGTTTGCCACTAGTCACAACACCTTTATCTGAGGACGAGTGTGAATTGGCTTATGTACTTCTCAAGGAATTTACAAAGTCTTTGACACCAATGGCGGTGAAGAGACTTGTCTTGCCTTCTATCCAGAAGATCTTACTG ACCACAGGTTACTCGCATTTGAAAGTTTCACTTCTTCAAGATTCGTTTGTGAGGGAACTATGGAATCAAATTGGAAAGAGAGTATATCTTGAAATGATTCATCCTTTAGTCATATCAAACTTGTATAATTCTCCGGACAAGATCTCGGCTTCTGCAGCTTCTGTGCTGCTGATTGGTTCAAGCGAAGAGCTTGGTACCCCTGTTACAGTACATCAG ACTATACTGCCTCTGATTAGTTACTTCGGAAAAGGAATATGCACTGATGGGATTGATCTGCTGGTCAGAATTG GGAGACTGTTGGGCGTGAACTTCATTGTCAAACAGATGCTGCCATTGCTTGAACATGTTGTTTACTTCTGTATCGATCTTTCTTCTTTGAAAAAACCAGAGCCGGTTCATAGCTGGTGTTCTTTGGCACTGACTGATTGCCTAATCACACTCGATGGTCTAATTGCTCTTATATCAGACGAGTTGCTTATACATGAGCTGACCAaa GGTCGGTTGTGCCTACATGTAAGAGTTCTTATGCAGAAAAATCTAGAGTTGCGGGTCCTTCAG ATTGCTGCAACTTCTCTGATGTCAATTTGCCAGCGGCTTGGACAAGAGTTGACTGCATTGCATGTTCTTCCACAGTTGAAGGAGCTTTTTGATGAGTTTGCTTTTTCTGAGAGAAGTACAGATGCATCTGACTCGTTAAGCTGGAAGATCAGGGCTGCCAAGCAAAATTTTCATCCAGAATCTCCAATCAAAAGCCGTATGGATCTTGT GTTGCTTCTCTATCCTTCTTTCGCCTCACTTCTTGGTATGGAGAAATTACGTCAAGGTTGTCCAACCTGGCTACTCCTTGAGCAATATCTGCTAAAGCATCATAACTGGAAG TGGGAATACACAGGACGATCTTCTCGACGTAATGTGGAAGCTAGGCCTGTTCTAACCAAGGGCCCTGCATCTAAGCAGCCTCCTAAGATGTTGCTCAACGGATCTGGACGGTCGGTTCCCCAGTCGCAGGGGTTGAGAAATTCAAATCAGTTAAAACCTCATATACATGtcccagttgaagaacaagaagcagTTTCAAACCCTTTGGCGCGTGAACCGTGGTCATGGTTTCCTAGTCCAGTAGCTTGTTGGGAAGGGCTTTACATTGGGCGTTTTGGAAACCTCAAAGATGAGCATCAATGGAAAACTAGAGCATCTGTGTTGTCTTCTGCGCGTGCCCACCATGGAGCTCTAAGATCATTAGTGGTTTCTGAAGATGAGTGCACAGTTTTCACCTCAGGAATTGATCCAGGGTTTAAGGGAAGTGTTCAGAAGTGGGAACTAGCAAGCTTAAGTTGTGTATCTGGTTATCATGCCCATGAAGAG GTTGTTAATGACATCAGTATACTGTCATCTACCGGAAAGATAGCATCTTGTGACGGAACTATACATGTGTGGAACAGCCAAACCGGGAAACTAATATCTTTGTTCTCCGAGTCACAGACTGATCAAGATCAAGCTTCTTTATATCCGTCATCAAAGAATAATTCCAATCAGTGTAATAGACTTGCATCACATGGATTATCAAGTGGGATATTCGATGAGAACTTGTATACATGTATGCATTATTTAGAATACATGGATCAGCTCGTTGTTGGAACCGGATTCGGTGCCCTCAGG